The DNA region TGTAACTAGTAGTATGTGTAATGttgtgttataaataaataaaacagcaaGCCAGCTTTTAAGGGTAACGTTTGACAGTTAGTTCACtaactataaaatacattttcaaccTACTAAATCATCTGATTTTAATCACAACAAATGAAAAAACACTTACAAAAACGAACGGAGAGCATCATTCCTCCGATCTGAGCAAACCATCGAGGCAAATGAGAAGAAAGCGACACAAACTTTACCTTTTGACAGCGCGCCTGATAAGCCTAGGTTCCGTCAACACATCGTCGACCTCATCAGCGGCGTGCTCCTCACGAGGCTCACATTCAGTCAAATCTGATAGACTGTAACTCTTGCGCAGCTGTTGAACTAAACCACCGCCTCCCTAGAAACAGTTTTCGCtaatttaaaaaggaaaaaaattgcaattaattaaatctttttaaatattttactcaaGGACAGTCAGACAACATATgtggtcaatttatttttcttccaGGTCAAAAGCActgaataaatgtatgtaatgtagtTCATCAGGGCTACCTCAATCCTAAATAAGCCTTAAGCACAAGATTTACAGCAATTATAAATCGTATTTAAGTATCGCATTTGTCATAATGGCCGCGATAGTTCGAGATAGATTTCCATTAAAAACTGTTAAGTGCCGTACAAACTTGAGTCAGTCTTTTGTACAACGTTATAACAATTCacgaaaaataaaagttataatagaacatttttatacTGCTCACAGCATATAAGCTCAAATATCTTGACTCTAATAAAAATCAAGCAAGATTGACATAGAGACACTTCGTTGTAGTACTCTGAAATTGTATTtctctaatattaaaaacaacaaataagcAAAATATTGGTCCATTTACACAggctgaaataaaaaaataacaaaacatactCACATTGTGTTACACAAGCGTCGTGTGGGAAGCGCATGCGTTTAACTACTCGTGATACAGTTACTATTTAGTTGTTTTGAGTATTCCATTGTGAGGTTAATGATATTGGACCCGATCTAGCATTAAATTTGAGTCCACCAAAAATTATGTTactatattagaaaaaaaaattgttttaaaacctTTATTCAATTACCGTGATAATCGCATGGTTAAATTGAGCGAGGAGTGTGCTGTTTCAATGTGTGAgtgacaaaaaaaacaaaaaaaatgtgtgtgtgtgtcagctacgacgcacgattggagtttactccttacgaacgataattatgatatatatcgaatagaaaaaaagggtaaatgaacgcatctgctaaaatgataagagaaacaaacatatatctgtaattattcggattatttatattacttcaataaagcgtattacataaagtatgctacaaagcaatataaataataataattgtgttcaatttatacaaatccaattttagagagagaatgagttcaatcctacagatatatatgtttgtctctttctacgtaacgcctcaacttttcgtgttacacttgattttactcctcataaaatttccgtaccgggccttataactcaaatcgtttcttaaggagtaaactccaaaatTTTGACAATCTGTATTTTCTTGTCTGTGGTATTATAGCGCCAAAAATACTTCATAATAAAATCCAAGTCGGATTAACTATCGTTTATTTAAgagtataaaaacaataacactAATTCAGTCATACATTACAAACTACGAACACAAAATACACACGCTGACATGCGAAAATGCCAAAGACAGTTAAATATATCGGGGACTGAAGTTAACTGACACGTGTCAAACAAAATGTCAAGTGTCAAAGTCACACAGGTCACCTGTGCAGAGCATATTGAAATTTGCTTAATATTcgcgtaatattaaaataactttactaCTACTAGAATATTTGACGTTAAAACgcataacattttatttgactAAAGATTTCAGTAgtgaacttttaattattgccTATATTTAATTCTCTTTGGAAAACTAAAAAACGTACGCAAGCCATTTTATCTGTTTGAGAATGCATTAACGAGGAATTATGCGTTAAAATGTACTGAATGAGATCACTcaacaaaatgaaaacaaaactaaagcttatagtttttatataggaATTCAATGTGGCTCGCTTGAAATACCCGATATGTACGTAACAAATTGCACCCATAACTAACTTTAACGCGACAACACTTCATAGTAATCAATGCCATTCGCATAAACAATTGGTTTTCAATCGCttattttgacaattgacatgaACGAGTGGGAAACGAAGATTGACAGCCATAGTGAAGAGAAGTATTTCTAGTTTATACCCTGTATTAAGATaattgaaaaagtttttatgtgaataaatatttaaagttaaacaataaaaccGACTCGAGATgccgaaattaaaataaattattaaaattcatttttggAAATCTTGgttatatatgaatttatgCCCGAATACATAAGTCTACAAAGTAAACAGCTGTTCGAAGGATACAAAATACGTTTAGAGCATAGCATTTTTCAAGCAGTGATTGTTGTTTTTCCGGAGGGATTGTTGTTTTTAGGGAGCCAATGTAAGGTAAACACAAGCCACGAGCCACGCCACTAAAAATCctatcaaatttataatttgtcaGCCGAAGTTTATTATCATTGACAGCCGAAGTTTATTGTCATTGACAGCCGAAGTTTATTATCATTGACAGCCGAAGTTTATTGTCATTGACAGCCGAAGTTTATTATCATTGACAGCCGAAGTTTATTGTCATTGACAGCCGAAGTTTATTGTCATTGACAGCCGAAGTTTATTGTCATTGACAGCCGAAGTTTATTGTCATTGACAGCCGAAGTTTATTATCATTGACAGCCGAAGTTTATTATCATTGACAGCCGAAGTTTATTGTCATTGACAGCCGAAGTTTATTGTCATTGACAGCCGAAGTTTATTATCATTGACAGCCGAAGTTTATTGTCATTGACAGCCGAAGTTTATTATCATTGACAGCCGAAGTTTATTATCATTGACAGCCGAAGTTTATTATCATTGACAGCCGAAGTTTATTATCATTGACAGCCGAAGTTTATTGTCATTGACAGCCGAAGTTATTATCATTGACAGCCGAAGTTTATTATCACTGACAGCCGAAGTTTATTGTCATTGACAGCCGAAGTTTATTATCATTGACAGCCGAAGTTTATTGTCATTGACAGCCGAAGTTTATTGTCATTGACAGCCGAAGTTTATTGTCATTGACAGCCGAAGTTTATTATCATTGTcagcaaaaaaaaatcgacttagttgtttaaatttatctatttatatctaatttaCGTTCGGTCATCGCCCAAAACACAACACTTCAATCAACCAATATCTCATCGTTTTGTTTCTCGACGGCGGCTTGACTCCTGGTCCTGCGACCTCTCGATCTACTTCTCGCTTTCTTCTCCTTTTCCTTTGTGGGTTTGCGTTTACGTACGACAATACCGCGGCTCCTGGCCGAGGAATTATCTGGTTCATAATCTGGATCGTTCAATTCCTCCATTTCATTATCGTTTAACTCTACGATTTCAACCACTCCTGGTGTGCTGTCGTCGCCGCGTTGATACTCCACGTTCTCATATGGGTATCCGTCTATGGCGTCCCGAGATACCGGTTCAGCATTCGGCAGATTCAAGTTCTAAACAGGGTTCAATGGGATACGGTGGGTGGgaggaaattaaaaaagcgtgttaataaatgtataggAAGCGGTGAATCGTGATCGGCATGCccagtgacgcgcgacgtggACATTTGTGGTCAATAGCAGTTCAGCGTAATTAAGGATAATCGGACTGTACGGGCCTCTAGAAGATTTATTCCATGAAGGAAAAAGATGGGCTACATACAGCAATTACAAATAGCGAGGGGTCGTTCATTGATCACGTGATTTTTCCACGTAGTAACTATTCCactaaactttaatattaaggttatcatatattgatttttagtaattttaatcaGGTCTAAAACAGTTAATTTTGCCCAGTAATCTGTTCAGAAATAAACATGGAAATTGGTGATATTTTCCTACGTCTCTCATGAACAATGGACGACCCCAAATTGCAATCACGACTGGCATCTAATATAAATGATCTAacacatgtaaataaaaatcatatttattttacgattaAAACATATAGAGCTGAgatctaacaaaaatatatccacAAACAACGAAACTAAACATGCCGCAATcacatcaaaaaataaaaaaaatattatcaaagtgAACAATTTGGAATTGTTATACCACATTCCTCGCATAATAAAAACTGGTATTTCTAAAATTTGGTTACAAGACTCCAATAGGGAtcaattatttactttcaaATAAAGTCTACGTTATCAAATCaaagataattttaacattcgtAAAAAGACTAAGATAAGccgaatatttataaatgtaggTTTATGTAGGATCCAAAATTAGAaaacatattgtttattatatttaaataaaaaaacagctataaattacgtaaattcaaattataatttaaaaagatatatataatgtcccatcagacatttaaaataaaaaggtcaAATTACATTGTCTAAAGTTACAAATGGCTTATTGTCAGAATACATCTAAACATTGGTACACGTTATACTGCAAATGATATGTTACTGATAAAAAACTCGACTGTAATCCAAAAATAccagttattattaatattaatcaagCATGCCATCAAAAATGTCAGACTTACCTTTATGGCGGTTTGCATAATAACTGTGGTGGCATAGTTGACGCCTTTGGTGCCGAGATTTAACACTGTGTGGTAACCCTGATCTT from Pieris brassicae chromosome 2, ilPieBrab1.1, whole genome shotgun sequence includes:
- the LOC123720884 gene encoding receptor expression-enhancing protein 1 isoform X2 — translated: MISSIISRLVILVFGTLYPAYASYKAVRTKNLKEYVKWMMYWIVFALFTCTETFTDVFLSWFPFYYEVKIVLVLWLLSPATKGSSILYRKFVHPALCRREQEIDEYIAKAKDQGYHTVLNLGTKGVNYATTVIMQTAIKNLNLPNAEPVSRDAIDGYPYENVEYQRGDDSTPGVVEIVELNDNEMEELNDPDYEPDNSSARSRGIVVRKRKPTKEKEKKARSRSRGRRTRSQAAVEKQNDEILVD